One Acidimicrobiales bacterium DNA window includes the following coding sequences:
- a CDS encoding TetR/AcrR family transcriptional regulator, translated as MVTAGGRTRKTLRRRADILAAALDTIVETGESGMFVQKVCARAGVSVGTLYHHFGSKDLLLATLHYSLLNDYQSGAGAILAADPRAELGIKDTVDYHLRWLVRHPRPATFLLQHPFAGYRSDDVAAELLDENAEFLAVVKGWLDKRMAGGELRKLPFETVTAVLIGPVHHWVRSALYRGVPSQAAVRSASLELSGTAWEALRPADLRSPHRSGTRRKK; from the coding sequence ATGGTCACCGCCGGGGGGCGAACCCGCAAGACCTTACGCCGCCGGGCGGACATCCTCGCGGCTGCCCTCGACACGATAGTGGAGACCGGCGAGTCCGGAATGTTCGTCCAAAAGGTGTGCGCCCGTGCCGGCGTGAGCGTCGGCACCCTCTACCATCACTTCGGATCCAAGGATCTCCTGCTGGCGACCCTGCATTACAGCCTGCTCAACGATTATCAGTCCGGTGCCGGAGCCATCCTCGCGGCGGACCCTCGTGCTGAACTCGGGATCAAAGATACTGTCGACTATCACCTCCGCTGGCTCGTCAGGCATCCCCGCCCGGCGACCTTCCTGCTGCAGCATCCATTCGCCGGCTACCGCTCGGACGACGTCGCCGCCGAGCTTCTCGACGAGAACGCCGAGTTCCTGGCCGTCGTGAAGGGATGGCTCGACAAACGGATGGCCGGCGGCGAGCTACGCAAGCTCCCCTTCGAGACGGTCACCGCGGTGCTCATCGGGCCTGTGCACCACTGGGTTCGTTCCGCCCTGTACCGGGGCGTGCCGTCGCAGGCGGCGGTTCGCTCCGCCTCTCTCGAGCTGTCGGGCACGGCTTGGGAGGCGCTCAGACCAGCTGATCTTCGATCTCCTCACCGATCAGGAACGCGCCGTAAGAAGTGA
- a CDS encoding DUF4389 domain-containing protein: protein MSISAPYPAQLEFHGDRHVTWWKPLVQWLLAVPQLMIASALRSLREILILISLFTVLFTERIPKPLFDMIATTYRYEWRAFSYALFLHEDYPPFDFDPTATDDGVEPHTTLSIAYPEHLDRWKPLYKWFLAIPHYVVLAVLAIGAVFALVGGFVTVLFTGEYPESLRNYLVGVYRYALRVEAYAGLLTDEYPPFHLAA from the coding sequence ATGTCAATATCCGCCCCATACCCGGCGCAGCTGGAGTTCCACGGGGATCGCCACGTCACCTGGTGGAAGCCATTGGTGCAGTGGTTGCTGGCAGTTCCCCAGCTCATGATCGCCAGCGCTCTGCGAAGCCTGCGGGAGATCCTGATCCTGATCAGTCTCTTCACGGTGTTGTTTACCGAACGCATCCCGAAGCCGTTGTTCGACATGATCGCTACCACATACCGCTACGAGTGGCGGGCGTTCAGCTACGCGCTGTTCCTCCATGAGGACTACCCGCCATTCGATTTCGATCCGACCGCGACAGATGACGGGGTCGAACCGCACACCACGCTGAGCATCGCCTACCCGGAGCATCTCGACCGTTGGAAGCCGCTCTACAAGTGGTTCCTGGCCATCCCGCACTATGTGGTGCTGGCCGTGCTCGCGATCGGAGCGGTGTTCGCGCTGGTTGGAGGGTTCGTCACGGTGCTCTTCACCGGCGAGTACCCCGAGAGCCTTCGGAATTACCTGGTCGGCGTCTACCGCTACGCCCTGCGGGTCGAGGCATACGCAGGACTGCTCACCGACGAATACCCACCATTCCACCTGGCCGCCTGA
- a CDS encoding DegV family protein translates to MGTEGIVVGVVTDSAASIAPDLASSCRVAIAPLSLDIDGVPCTDDSVGIDEVARLVREGSTVKTAAPTPGAFLSAIEEADQGRGVVVITVGGSFSSTGDSARLAAGMTDARVEVIDSGTAAGAEGLVVLAAAQAAIDGAPFDEVIRSASEARRRVRLVAEVGDLTYLIRGGRVPSPLGAIGNAVGVRPVFELRRGNVRPMRPVFSPNAAFDLMISSWRKSKRPGHRLHVAGLHVGAPEEAEKLLAAVCEVVEPVTRFAAPFGPAMVAHTGPDLRGLAWWWEPETGS, encoded by the coding sequence ATGGGTACTGAGGGCATCGTGGTCGGTGTCGTGACTGACAGCGCGGCATCGATCGCGCCGGATCTCGCCAGCAGCTGTAGGGTCGCGATAGCGCCGTTGTCACTGGACATCGACGGGGTCCCCTGCACCGACGACAGCGTCGGGATAGACGAGGTTGCCCGGCTCGTTCGCGAAGGCTCGACGGTCAAGACAGCCGCCCCGACTCCTGGCGCCTTCCTGTCGGCGATCGAAGAAGCGGACCAGGGCCGAGGGGTTGTCGTCATAACAGTGGGCGGGTCGTTCTCGAGTACCGGTGACTCGGCGCGGCTTGCCGCCGGTATGACCGATGCCCGGGTGGAGGTGATCGACAGCGGAACGGCTGCCGGCGCTGAAGGTCTCGTCGTCCTGGCAGCCGCACAGGCGGCGATCGACGGCGCACCGTTCGACGAAGTCATCCGGTCCGCGTCCGAAGCGCGACGCCGGGTGCGGCTCGTTGCAGAGGTCGGCGATCTCACGTACCTGATCCGGGGAGGACGGGTTCCAAGCCCTCTGGGTGCGATCGGCAACGCCGTCGGGGTCCGCCCGGTATTCGAGCTGCGCCGAGGCAACGTCCGGCCGATGCGGCCGGTGTTCTCGCCGAACGCGGCGTTCGATCTCATGATCTCCTCGTGGCGAAAGTCGAAGCGGCCGGGGCACCGGCTCCACGTTGCCGGCCTGCACGTGGGAGCGCCGGAGGAAGCGGAGAAGCTGCTGGCTGCGGTTTGCGAGGTCGTCGAGCCGGTCACTCGTTTCGCCGCTCCGTTCGGTCCGGCGATGGTCGCTCACACCGGTCCGGACCTGCGGGGACTCGCTTGGTGGTGGGAGCCGGAAACCGGTTCCTGA
- a CDS encoding STAS domain-containing protein, protein MPSGDTGAPGDQPSRDLTTNVEELRDVSIVHVAGEIDISTVGDLESAIERARAHAGPGGAASGVVVIDLRGVTFLGAEGLRSLVSAQNRIAESGGSMRVVAPAGGGIIRRLLDLSGVGALLDLFETIESAVPADRD, encoded by the coding sequence ATGCCCTCCGGTGATACGGGCGCGCCCGGCGACCAGCCGAGTAGAGACTTGACGACCAACGTCGAGGAACTGCGTGATGTCTCGATCGTGCACGTGGCGGGCGAAATCGACATCAGCACCGTGGGCGACCTCGAATCGGCCATCGAGCGCGCCCGGGCCCACGCCGGACCGGGCGGTGCAGCGAGCGGCGTGGTCGTCATCGACCTGCGGGGCGTCACCTTCCTGGGGGCGGAAGGGTTGAGGAGTCTCGTCAGCGCCCAGAACCGGATAGCCGAGTCCGGCGGGTCGATGCGGGTGGTGGCGCCTGCAGGCGGCGGGATCATCCGGCGACTTCTCGACCTGAGTGGTGTCGGGGCCCTCCTGGACCTGTTCGAGACGATCGAGTCAGCTGTTCCTGCCGACCGGGACTGA
- a CDS encoding kelch repeat-containing protein codes for MLGATALAVVVVAAVLTNDSSKGSPKAKTAGTVAKTSHPPQLQVSIASWQLPSPLSRTVALSVDGNIDVFGGLTGTGNSTTGAVVQIDPANGHSQNVATLPVPVHDAAGAAIGSRYFVFGGGTTALTESVQSFSPDSAAGSPAMSVAGQLPAKRADLATATGPDGTVYIAGGYDGASFSPDVLSTRNGTSFSVIGRLPVPVRYPAVAVTAGKLWVLGGEAAGGGESDAIQTIDLKTHAATVAAHLPRPISHASAATLGGTVYLFGGRSGGNALDTVYKLDPVKATFSQAGSIPLPMSDMSAVAFGETVYLVGGEGQLAQPGQSVIVARMSSTTPAAAATGAAPFSGDLLIADRGNDRLLLVTADKKVLWVFPSLLHPAPPQGFYFPDDAFFAKHGTAIITNQEDQNTILEIAYPSGQVIGSYGHPNQPGSSPGYLNQPDDAYLLADGKITVADAKNCRILFINSNFTYLSSIGHTGRCQHDIPNDVAYPNGDTPLQDGNFLVSEINGSYIDEVTMSGQVVWSVKLPMIGYVSDPQQLGPDLYLVADYSRPGGIYEFTREGQIVWSYKVASGEGMLDHPSLAERLPTGLICANDDYRDRVVCINPTTKQIVWQYGDTDSPGTAPGMLKIPDGFDLLAPDKSTPTHPFTG; via the coding sequence GTGCTGGGTGCGACGGCCCTGGCGGTCGTCGTCGTTGCTGCGGTGCTCACCAACGACTCGTCGAAGGGGTCCCCCAAGGCGAAGACAGCAGGTACCGTCGCCAAGACCAGCCATCCCCCTCAGCTGCAGGTCAGCATCGCCTCGTGGCAGCTCCCGTCCCCGCTGTCGAGGACGGTAGCCCTCTCCGTGGACGGAAACATCGACGTCTTCGGAGGACTCACCGGTACCGGCAACTCGACGACCGGTGCCGTCGTGCAGATAGATCCGGCGAACGGCCACAGCCAGAACGTCGCCACCCTGCCCGTGCCGGTGCACGACGCCGCGGGTGCCGCGATCGGGAGTCGCTACTTCGTGTTCGGGGGAGGGACGACCGCGCTGACGGAATCGGTGCAGTCCTTTTCGCCGGACAGCGCCGCGGGATCGCCTGCGATGTCGGTGGCCGGCCAGCTTCCCGCGAAGCGCGCGGACCTTGCGACAGCTACCGGGCCTGATGGCACCGTCTACATCGCCGGCGGCTACGACGGGGCGAGCTTTTCGCCGGACGTGCTGTCCACGCGCAACGGGACGTCTTTCTCCGTAATTGGAAGGTTGCCGGTCCCGGTCCGCTACCCCGCCGTCGCTGTCACGGCAGGAAAGCTCTGGGTCCTCGGCGGTGAAGCCGCCGGCGGCGGAGAGAGCGACGCCATCCAGACCATCGACCTCAAGACACACGCGGCCACCGTCGCCGCCCATCTCCCGCGGCCCATCTCGCACGCTTCGGCCGCGACTCTCGGCGGCACCGTCTATCTCTTCGGCGGCCGCTCGGGCGGCAACGCACTCGACACCGTCTACAAGCTCGACCCGGTAAAGGCGACTTTTTCGCAAGCAGGCAGTATTCCGCTCCCGATGTCGGACATGTCCGCCGTCGCGTTCGGCGAGACCGTCTACCTCGTCGGCGGGGAAGGCCAGCTCGCCCAACCAGGGCAGTCGGTCATCGTCGCCCGGATGTCCTCTACGACGCCGGCGGCCGCTGCGACGGGGGCAGCTCCCTTCTCCGGCGACCTGTTGATCGCCGATCGCGGCAACGACAGGCTGCTGCTCGTCACGGCCGACAAGAAGGTCCTCTGGGTCTTCCCGAGCCTCCTGCACCCCGCTCCGCCTCAGGGTTTCTACTTCCCCGACGACGCTTTCTTCGCCAAGCACGGCACAGCCATCATCACCAACCAGGAGGACCAGAACACGATCCTCGAGATCGCATACCCGTCCGGGCAGGTCATCGGCAGCTATGGGCACCCGAACCAGCCGGGCAGCTCTCCCGGGTACCTCAACCAGCCCGACGACGCCTACCTGTTGGCCGACGGCAAGATAACGGTCGCGGACGCCAAGAACTGCAGGATCCTGTTCATCAACTCCAACTTCACCTACCTGTCGAGCATCGGCCATACCGGGCGCTGCCAGCACGACATTCCCAACGACGTTGCCTATCCCAACGGCGATACCCCCCTGCAGGACGGCAACTTCCTCGTCTCGGAGATCAACGGCTCCTATATCGACGAGGTGACCATGTCGGGGCAGGTCGTGTGGTCGGTCAAACTGCCGATGATCGGATACGTATCCGATCCCCAGCAGCTGGGGCCCGACCTCTACCTGGTTGCCGACTACTCGAGGCCCGGTGGCATCTACGAGTTCACCCGAGAGGGCCAGATCGTCTGGAGCTACAAGGTCGCCTCCGGCGAGGGCATGCTCGACCACCCCAGTCTCGCCGAGCGCTTGCCCACTGGACTCATCTGTGCCAACGACGACTACCGCGACAGGG
- a CDS encoding alpha/beta hydrolase has protein sequence MFVREAPGRPGAPAVVLLHGWTSTADITWYGVFGLLGEHFRAVAPDLRGHGLGPRHGRKASLDDVVEDVAALIRTLDLAPAAVVGYSLGGAVAQRLAREHDDLVAGVVLCASAARFTAVPITARWTRIFNGICRFASMLPDAVSAVVAEAIMRLLYGWDGFQRWALPLMRRHRWSNVLYLAADLATYDASEWIGEIQAPMAVLLTADDVHVPTDRQAHLAGVCGARVFEMSGGHSACLSDPDHFASVLLEACEHVLGVQASRCGPRPEGTELPTPFRAESA, from the coding sequence ATGTTCGTCCGCGAGGCCCCGGGGCGCCCCGGCGCCCCTGCTGTCGTGCTTCTGCACGGCTGGACGTCCACCGCGGACATCACCTGGTACGGCGTGTTCGGTCTCCTCGGTGAGCACTTCCGGGCGGTCGCGCCCGACCTGCGAGGCCACGGCCTCGGACCACGACACGGGCGCAAGGCGAGCCTCGACGACGTCGTCGAGGACGTGGCAGCGCTCATCCGCACGCTGGACCTGGCGCCAGCGGCGGTGGTGGGGTACTCGCTCGGTGGCGCTGTCGCCCAGCGTCTCGCCCGTGAACACGATGACCTGGTCGCAGGAGTGGTGCTGTGCGCATCGGCAGCGCGCTTTACGGCCGTCCCGATCACGGCGCGCTGGACCCGGATCTTCAACGGGATCTGCAGGTTCGCCTCGATGCTGCCCGATGCGGTCTCCGCTGTGGTCGCTGAAGCCATCATGCGACTTCTATACGGATGGGACGGGTTCCAACGATGGGCGTTGCCCTTGATGAGGCGCCACCGCTGGAGCAACGTGCTCTACCTTGCCGCGGATCTGGCTACCTACGATGCCAGCGAGTGGATCGGAGAGATACAGGCACCGATGGCGGTGCTCCTGACGGCAGACGACGTTCACGTCCCGACCGACAGGCAAGCCCATCTTGCAGGTGTCTGCGGTGCAAGAGTGTTCGAGATGTCCGGAGGGCACAGCGCTTGCCTGAGTGACCCAGACCACTTTGCATCGGTCCTCCTGGAGGCATGCGAGCACGTCCTGGGGGTGCAGGCGAGTCGCTGCGGTCCCCGTCCGGAGGGAACCGAGCTGCCGACACCGTTCCGTGCCGAATCGGCATAG
- a CDS encoding methyltransferase domain-containing protein, with amino-acid sequence MGERSGSAAAAWRQALEAWAIPPEILARAPESPWGCPRALFERAAAHALATTTESPSRARAREALPPGGSVLDVGAGAGAASLPLVPPARTVFAVDVSDEMLHAFVQGAERVGAEHREIKGQWPDTEIEAPVTDVAVCHHVAYNVANLAGLFGALDRHARRRVVVELTERHPQSDLNDLWKQIHGIDRPSVPTADDAAAVAAELGFDVQLERFEQTALWHGSERDERVAFARRRLCVGSEYDPFISEWLARSGEEVQNRKLVTLWWDSRSWQGDS; translated from the coding sequence ATGGGTGAGCGAAGCGGAAGCGCAGCAGCCGCCTGGCGGCAGGCGCTCGAAGCGTGGGCCATCCCTCCTGAAATACTCGCCCGAGCTCCAGAGTCGCCGTGGGGATGCCCGAGAGCACTCTTCGAGAGAGCTGCGGCACATGCCCTTGCCACCACCACCGAGAGCCCGTCACGAGCGCGCGCCCGCGAGGCACTGCCACCGGGAGGATCGGTGTTGGATGTCGGCGCTGGCGCAGGCGCGGCCAGCTTGCCGCTCGTTCCGCCCGCGAGGACAGTGTTCGCAGTGGACGTGAGCGATGAGATGCTCCACGCCTTCGTGCAGGGAGCTGAGCGGGTGGGCGCCGAACACCGCGAGATCAAAGGCCAGTGGCCGGATACGGAGATAGAAGCGCCGGTGACGGACGTTGCGGTCTGCCACCACGTCGCCTACAACGTCGCGAACCTGGCCGGACTTTTCGGCGCCCTCGACCGCCACGCAAGACGGAGGGTCGTGGTGGAGCTGACAGAGCGGCACCCCCAAAGCGACCTCAACGATTTGTGGAAGCAGATCCACGGCATCGACAGACCGAGCGTGCCTACCGCAGACGACGCTGCCGCTGTCGCGGCGGAACTCGGGTTCGACGTCCAATTGGAGCGCTTCGAGCAAACGGCCCTCTGGCACGGCTCGGAGCGCGACGAGCGTGTCGCGTTCGCGCGACGGCGTTTGTGCGTCGGATCGGAATACGACCCCTTCATCAGCGAGTGGCTCGCCCGCTCCGGCGAAGAAGTACAGAACCGCAAGCTGGTCACCCTCTGGTGGGACAGCAGGTCCTGGCAGGGCGACTCATGA
- a CDS encoding lysylphosphatidylglycerol synthase transmembrane domain-containing protein, whose amino-acid sequence MVALAAVFVIRRIPKLAAVGSLVVGVHWEWLLAGGAAEALSILSLSLLQQRLIDATGTAVSFPRMIPITLASNAVAMSIPAGVLVAEGYVFRQYRRVGASRVGAAWAELSAGAIAFAALTLVAFVGSVVVGGELRDILVGPLAIVMVGAALAALLFQRTELLGKLVDRAIRLTQRHAPDSIQTRLYRAQKAVAEMKDIRPEPRVWALGASAAVANWILDTFVLASAILAIGIHVPWSSLLVVYAGAQLLAELPITPGGLGIVEGGLVTMLARSHLPAAPATAAVVLYRGLSFWLLVAVGWVAAARLRASE is encoded by the coding sequence ATGGTGGCCCTGGCTGCCGTGTTCGTCATACGCAGGATCCCGAAACTCGCCGCGGTCGGATCCCTCGTCGTAGGCGTCCATTGGGAGTGGTTGCTCGCCGGCGGCGCAGCCGAGGCTCTGTCGATCCTCTCGCTCTCGCTGCTCCAGCAGCGGCTGATCGATGCCACCGGTACGGCCGTGTCTTTTCCGCGCATGATCCCTATAACGCTGGCCTCGAACGCGGTTGCGATGTCGATCCCGGCGGGCGTGCTCGTCGCCGAGGGATACGTGTTCCGCCAGTATCGACGTGTGGGGGCCAGCAGGGTTGGTGCCGCGTGGGCGGAATTGTCCGCCGGGGCCATCGCGTTCGCAGCCCTGACCCTGGTCGCTTTCGTAGGGTCTGTGGTGGTCGGCGGCGAGCTACGCGACATCCTGGTCGGCCCGCTGGCGATTGTGATGGTGGGCGCCGCGCTGGCGGCCTTGCTGTTCCAGCGCACCGAGCTTCTCGGGAAGCTCGTGGACCGGGCCATTCGCCTCACGCAGCGGCACGCTCCGGACTCAATACAGACCCGGCTGTACCGCGCACAGAAGGCGGTCGCCGAGATGAAGGACATCCGACCGGAGCCTCGGGTCTGGGCTCTCGGCGCGTCAGCGGCCGTGGCGAACTGGATTCTCGACACGTTCGTTCTGGCCAGCGCGATCCTTGCCATCGGGATCCACGTGCCATGGAGCTCGCTTCTCGTGGTGTATGCGGGCGCACAATTGCTGGCCGAACTCCCGATCACACCGGGCGGGCTAGGTATCGTTGAGGGGGGACTCGTCACGATGCTCGCTCGTTCGCACCTCCCGGCTGCCCCGGCAACCGCAGCAGTCGTCCTGTACCGCGGCTTGAGCTTCTGGCTGCTGGTCGCCGTCGGATGGGTGGCAGCCGCCCGCCTGAGGGCGAGCGAATGA
- a CDS encoding VIT1/CCC1 transporter family protein has translation MTAATIERHRSQRSGWLRAAVLGADDGLVSTAALLIGVAASGASRNSILTAGVAALSAGAMAMAIGEWVSVSAQADTERADRARERSELAQDPEAELRELTSLYQARGLPPELAAQVAASLHASDPLGAHLRDELGHTPSTAAKPFQAAAASAASFAVGAAIPLLTAAIGPAGSRMAVIAAITLAALCALGALGALLGGARRLRATLRVGAGGAVAMAVTYGIGFLFGAGT, from the coding sequence GTGACTGCTGCGACGATCGAGCGCCACCGGTCACAGCGCTCCGGTTGGCTGCGTGCTGCCGTCCTGGGCGCGGACGACGGCCTGGTCTCCACCGCCGCCCTGCTGATCGGGGTCGCGGCGTCGGGAGCGTCTCGCAACTCGATCCTTACCGCCGGTGTCGCCGCACTGAGCGCCGGGGCGATGGCCATGGCCATCGGCGAGTGGGTATCGGTCAGCGCCCAGGCTGACACCGAACGGGCGGATCGCGCTCGCGAACGATCAGAACTGGCCCAGGACCCGGAAGCAGAACTACGCGAGCTGACCTCCCTATACCAGGCCCGCGGCCTACCCCCCGAACTAGCTGCCCAAGTAGCAGCCTCCCTACACGCGTCCGATCCGCTCGGCGCGCACCTTCGCGACGAACTCGGCCACACGCCGTCCACCGCGGCCAAACCATTCCAGGCGGCAGCCGCCTCGGCGGCCAGCTTTGCGGTCGGAGCCGCCATCCCGCTCCTAACTGCCGCGATCGGCCCAGCCGGATCTCGTATGGCGGTGATCGCCGCGATCACCTTGGCCGCCCTGTGCGCCTTGGGCGCGCTAGGCGCTCTGCTGGGCGGCGCCCGACGACTGCGGGCCACCCTGAGAGTCGGCGCAGGCGGCGCCGTAGCGATGGCAGTGACCTACGGCATCGGCTTCCTATTCGGAGCCGGGACCTGA
- a CDS encoding trypsin-like peptidase domain-containing protein encodes MAHRFRRKAYLHGVISSMMLVALTGLVAACASSGPTPLQSPTTTATPTQSASPNVSRAASELEQAFVAVVAKVRPQVVQISTSSGLGSGVIYDNAGDIVTNAHVVGSATTFTVQLLNGDRLPATLLGSYAPDDLAVIKVKGASNLAAATFGDSDALQIGDIVFAVGNPLGLSSSVTDGIVSYNGRPVSEGNGVVLPSTIQTSAAINPGNSGGALVDLAGEVIGIPTLAAADQQGGGTIPGIGFAIPSNTVKLIAAQLISSGRVTRSDRASLDIAAADAVDQNGQRVGAIVVSVTAGGSAATAGIVPGELITAVDGNKVTSLTEMQAILAQLAPGKTVTVDLVSQSGTKRTVTAVLSQLQG; translated from the coding sequence GTGGCACATCGCTTCAGGCGCAAGGCGTACCTTCATGGCGTCATCAGTTCGATGATGCTGGTGGCCCTCACCGGCTTAGTAGCAGCGTGCGCGTCAAGCGGCCCGACCCCATTGCAGTCCCCGACGACGACCGCCACCCCGACCCAATCGGCGTCGCCCAACGTCAGCAGAGCGGCATCCGAGCTAGAGCAGGCCTTCGTGGCGGTAGTGGCGAAGGTTCGCCCCCAGGTCGTACAGATATCGACCTCCAGCGGGCTCGGGTCCGGGGTGATCTACGACAACGCAGGCGATATCGTCACCAACGCCCACGTCGTCGGCTCGGCCACCACCTTTACGGTGCAGCTCCTCAACGGTGATCGGTTGCCGGCCACTCTGCTCGGGAGCTACGCCCCCGACGACCTGGCAGTCATCAAGGTCAAAGGTGCCAGCAACCTTGCCGCCGCGACGTTCGGCGATTCGGACGCATTACAGATAGGCGACATCGTCTTCGCTGTCGGCAACCCGCTGGGCCTTTCCAGCTCCGTGACCGACGGAATCGTCAGCTACAACGGCCGGCCGGTCAGCGAAGGAAACGGCGTCGTGCTCCCCTCCACCATCCAGACGAGCGCAGCGATCAATCCCGGCAACAGCGGCGGAGCGTTGGTCGACCTGGCCGGGGAAGTCATCGGCATCCCCACCCTGGCGGCCGCCGATCAACAAGGAGGAGGCACCATACCGGGGATCGGCTTTGCCATCCCCTCCAACACCGTCAAGCTGATCGCCGCCCAACTCATCAGCTCAGGCCGGGTCACCCGCAGCGACCGAGCTTCACTCGACATCGCCGCGGCCGACGCCGTCGACCAGAACGGACAGCGGGTCGGCGCCATAGTTGTCAGCGTCACAGCGGGAGGCAGCGCAGCCACCGCAGGGATCGTTCCCGGCGAACTCATCACCGCCGTCGACGGTAACAAGGTCACCTCGCTCACCGAGATGCAGGCCATCCTGGCCCAACTCGCACCGGGCAAGACGGTCACAGTCGACCTGGTCAGCCAGAGCGGAACCAAACGCACCGTCACCGCCGTGCTCAGCCAACTCCAGGGATGA
- a CDS encoding glycerol-3-phosphate acyltransferase has product MKRRKGPCRRLPAPVLIVASYLLGSTPFTNIAARRLEGVDLRNVGTGTVSGTSLHQVAGFGPLAVVGCMELAKGAAVPLLARRRGARLGALAAFAAVAGHNWSPFLRLQGGRGVSVALGACLATAPEGAVVLGAGLGGGRLARQSGAGCALAIGALPLVLWKSRGRDGLLLGTSLALPLAAKRLAGNFPPPRRDMRSYVHRLLFDCDRPAQQRHVAASPTAPGGSVGGFRPKS; this is encoded by the coding sequence ATGAAACGCCGCAAGGGCCCTTGCCGGCGCCTGCCAGCGCCTGTGCTGATCGTCGCCTCCTACCTGCTGGGCTCGACCCCGTTCACCAATATCGCCGCCCGGCGGCTCGAGGGTGTGGACCTGAGGAATGTCGGCACCGGGACCGTCTCGGGCACCAGCCTGCACCAGGTAGCCGGTTTCGGTCCCCTCGCCGTAGTCGGTTGCATGGAACTTGCCAAGGGTGCTGCAGTTCCGCTTCTGGCGCGTAGGCGCGGCGCCCGCCTCGGAGCGCTCGCAGCGTTCGCCGCGGTCGCCGGTCACAACTGGTCGCCGTTTCTGCGGCTTCAAGGGGGCCGAGGCGTGTCGGTGGCGTTGGGAGCTTGTCTCGCCACTGCGCCCGAAGGCGCCGTCGTCCTCGGAGCAGGGCTGGGCGGTGGCCGGCTTGCCCGACAGTCCGGAGCCGGTTGCGCGCTCGCGATCGGTGCGCTGCCCCTCGTCCTCTGGAAGAGCCGGGGACGCGACGGGCTTCTCCTCGGAACCTCACTCGCGCTGCCACTCGCTGCCAAACGTCTGGCGGGTAACTTCCCGCCTCCCAGGCGCGACATGCGCTCCTACGTGCACCGGCTGCTGTTCGATTGCGACCGACCGGCGCAGCAGCGCCACGTTGCGGCGTCACCGACGGCGCCCGGTGGGTCCGTCGGGGGGTTCAGGCCAAAGAGCTGA